A window of Bacillus sp. SM2101 contains these coding sequences:
- the sigY gene encoding RNA polymerase sigma factor SigY, which translates to MQEQELIENAKRGDSQAFAILFQHHYPFLVKYLIKVTMNYNLAEELAQETMTKCIEKIRLYNGKSAFSSWLISIATNVYIDQCRKNKREKKWLEQMQALREMRWQFETQNEEWADVNQALGQLASNYRIPIVLKHYYGYTYEEISKMLNISVGTAKSRIHYGIDKIRRELKISDEKQSNTHRRQKKL; encoded by the coding sequence ATGCAGGAACAGGAATTGATAGAGAATGCAAAACGAGGAGATTCACAAGCTTTTGCAATATTATTTCAACATCATTATCCCTTTTTAGTAAAGTATTTAATAAAAGTCACAATGAATTACAATTTGGCAGAGGAACTTGCTCAAGAAACGATGACAAAATGCATAGAAAAAATAAGGTTATACAATGGGAAGTCGGCTTTTTCTTCGTGGCTCATTTCTATCGCTACAAATGTTTATATAGATCAATGTAGAAAAAACAAACGTGAAAAAAAATGGCTTGAACAAATGCAAGCTTTGCGGGAAATGAGATGGCAGTTTGAAACTCAAAATGAGGAGTGGGCTGATGTTAATCAAGCATTGGGACAATTAGCTAGTAATTATCGAATCCCGATTGTACTAAAGCATTATTATGGATATACGTATGAAGAAATATCAAAAATGCTTAATATATCAGTAGGTACGGCTAAATCACGTATTCATTATGGTATAGATAAGATTAGAAGGGAGTTGAAAATTAGTGACGAAAAACAAAGTAACACACATCGACGACAAAAAAAGCTATAA
- a CDS encoding YxlC family protein: protein MTKNKVTHIDDKKSYKSTVEEVNKGLASIDHQFSIETPDLNWLEQKIIADKLALRKKFIRDILIYILIILTVGSGLIVILTQSPEIFVALQLVVTAILPIIVYFTKDKQVADG, encoded by the coding sequence GTGACGAAAAACAAAGTAACACACATCGACGACAAAAAAAGCTATAAGAGCACTGTGGAAGAGGTTAATAAAGGCTTAGCAAGTATCGATCATCAGTTCTCAATCGAAACACCAGATTTAAACTGGCTTGAACAAAAAATAATAGCGGATAAATTAGCTTTGAGAAAGAAATTTATACGAGATATACTCATATACATTTTGATAATCTTGACCGTAGGCTCCGGGTTAATTGTGATATTAACTCAATCGCCAGAAATTTTTGTTGCATTACAACTTGTTGTCACTGCCATCCTTCCAATTATCGTTTATTTTACAAAAGATAAGCAGGTGGCTGATGGATGA
- a CDS encoding sigma-Y antisigma factor component yields MTSEELVVIPIVAIILITQSTLLFFDARRHGHNYWLWGIIGLIQAPMPSLFYVLFVRRGGYYFNKRNKKHKK; encoded by the coding sequence ATGACTAGCGAAGAATTAGTTGTTATACCAATTGTAGCCATCATACTAATTACTCAAAGTACCTTGTTATTTTTTGACGCAAGAAGACATGGGCATAACTATTGGCTGTGGGGAATCATTGGGTTAATACAAGCCCCTATGCCATCTTTATTTTATGTGCTATTTGTGAGGAGAGGTGGATACTATTTTAATAAGAGAAATAAAAAGCACAAAAAGTGA
- a CDS encoding ABC transporter ATP-binding protein, protein MNAIQMDNLTKFFGKNRGIENVTLEVEEGEIFGFIGPNGAGKSTTIRTLLNLIYPTKGSATVFGMDVVKDSKEIRKIIGYLPSEVHYYDDMKAKDLLQYSSKFYKLDATAKINELAARLDLDLTRKVEDLSFGNRKKVGIIQALLHQPKLLILDEPTSGLDPLIQQTFFDLLHELRNDGTTIFFSSHYLGEVQKMCDRVGIIKEGRVLKVEQIEQLRHNQFKKVSILFSEHPPQGLDLEGVINQEVVGDEMHFLYSGNATALIKQLYNFKLRDINIEEPSLEEVFMHYYEN, encoded by the coding sequence GTGAATGCCATTCAGATGGATAATTTAACGAAGTTTTTTGGTAAAAATCGAGGAATTGAAAATGTTACCTTAGAAGTAGAAGAAGGAGAAATATTTGGATTTATTGGACCTAACGGCGCAGGGAAAAGTACAACCATCCGTACATTATTAAACTTAATATATCCTACGAAAGGAAGTGCTACTGTTTTCGGAATGGATGTAGTAAAAGATTCGAAAGAAATTCGTAAAATAATTGGTTATCTTCCTTCAGAGGTACATTACTACGATGATATGAAAGCCAAAGATCTACTTCAATATTCTTCGAAATTTTATAAACTAGATGCTACAGCTAAAATTAATGAATTAGCGGCAAGGTTAGATTTAGATTTAACGAGAAAGGTCGAAGATTTGTCATTTGGGAATAGAAAAAAAGTAGGAATAATCCAAGCTCTTCTTCATCAACCGAAGCTATTAATTTTAGATGAACCTACAAGTGGATTAGACCCGTTAATACAACAAACGTTCTTTGATTTACTTCATGAGTTAAGGAATGATGGAACAACTATTTTTTTCTCATCGCATTATTTAGGTGAAGTACAAAAAATGTGTGATAGAGTAGGAATTATTAAAGAGGGAAGGGTATTGAAAGTAGAACAGATTGAACAGCTCCGCCATAATCAATTTAAAAAAGTCTCAATTCTGTTCTCTGAACATCCGCCTCAAGGCTTGGACTTAGAGGGTGTTATTAATCAAGAAGTAGTTGGTGATGAAATGCATTTTTTATATAGTGGTAACGCGACTGCGCTAATTAAACAATTATACAATTTCAAATTAAGAGATATTAACATTGAGGAACCTTCATTAGAGGAAGTGTTCATGCACTATTATGAGAATTGA
- a CDS encoding ABC transporter permease subunit, producing MLFKREFAKAQKALWIWIAVLGGLIIMMLSMYPSFAEQQETLDQLLNAYPEAMLQAFNMDQFSLHTVLGFYAIEGYLFTTLFGSIYAVLLASSILVKEESEKTAEFLLSKPLTRTEVVGQKLCAVLLSLIVFNIALSLITYIGFTIAGDEPIESTTFFLITIAPFLLHLTFAAIAFFISSVMKKSRNIISISLGIVLISYFLDIISGISDKFDAIKYFTPFEYVDSASIMIDNTIKPLYLIIMLLIITVSFLGAFTVYRKKDIAS from the coding sequence ATGTTATTCAAAAGGGAGTTTGCAAAAGCACAGAAAGCATTATGGATTTGGATAGCAGTTCTCGGAGGGTTAATCATAATGATGCTAAGTATGTACCCTTCATTTGCTGAGCAGCAAGAAACATTAGACCAATTGTTAAATGCTTACCCAGAAGCTATGCTTCAGGCATTTAACATGGATCAATTTAGCTTGCATACGGTTCTTGGATTTTATGCTATTGAAGGCTATTTGTTTACAACATTGTTCGGAAGTATATACGCGGTCCTACTAGCTTCTAGTATTCTCGTTAAAGAAGAAAGTGAGAAGACAGCAGAATTTTTGCTTTCTAAACCGCTAACTCGAACGGAGGTTGTAGGACAAAAATTATGCGCTGTGTTATTATCTTTAATAGTCTTTAATATAGCATTGTCGTTAATCACATACATTGGTTTTACGATTGCAGGTGATGAGCCTATAGAATCAACAACATTTTTTCTAATCACCATAGCACCTTTTCTACTACATTTAACATTTGCGGCAATAGCATTTTTCATATCTAGTGTGATGAAAAAATCGAGAAATATAATCTCCATATCGCTAGGTATTGTATTAATTTCATACTTTTTAGATATCATATCTGGCATTTCAGATAAATTTGACGCAATAAAATATTTTACACCGTTCGAATATGTTGATTCTGCCTCAATCATGATTGATAACACGATAAAACCTCTGTACTTGATAATTATGCTCTTAATCATAACAGTGAGTTTCTTAGGGGCATTTACTGTTTATCGAAAAAAAGATATTGCCTCGTAA
- the rarD gene encoding EamA family transporter RarD, producing the protein MKQTKVGVSYTIIAYVLWGILPLYWKLIEHVPASEILAHRIIWSFIFVLSIIIFKNRFMNFKKEFNSLLNRPKKLAAVFLAGVLVSGNWFIYIWAVNTDHLIEASLGYYINPLLSVLLGVLVLREKLTKWQIISVLFAGIGVGILTLQYGKVPWIALSLALSFALYGLAKKLVKLDSLFGLAIETSIVTPIAFIYLGTIQAQGTSVFLSSSFSTVLLLIGSGVATAIPLLCFAEGVKRIPLSMNGFFQYLAPTISLLIGVFIFKEEFTKVHLASFTSIWCGLVIYTASNLHLGKQTEKKTLRA; encoded by the coding sequence TTGAAGCAAACTAAGGTTGGAGTCTCTTATACAATTATAGCGTATGTGCTTTGGGGAATACTGCCATTATATTGGAAATTGATTGAGCATGTTCCTGCTAGTGAGATACTCGCTCACAGAATTATTTGGTCCTTTATATTTGTTTTATCAATTATTATCTTTAAAAATAGATTTATGAATTTTAAAAAAGAGTTTAATTCATTACTAAATCGACCGAAGAAATTGGCAGCTGTATTTCTTGCAGGGGTTTTAGTAAGTGGAAACTGGTTTATATACATTTGGGCGGTAAATACCGACCACCTTATTGAGGCTAGTTTGGGCTATTATATTAATCCCCTTTTAAGTGTATTACTCGGTGTACTCGTCTTACGGGAAAAATTAACAAAATGGCAGATTATATCTGTTCTCTTTGCGGGGATAGGTGTAGGAATATTAACGTTGCAATATGGAAAGGTCCCTTGGATTGCATTATCATTGGCACTATCCTTTGCCTTATATGGGTTAGCCAAAAAATTAGTTAAACTGGACTCACTGTTCGGTCTCGCAATAGAGACCTCTATCGTTACTCCAATTGCTTTCATCTATCTTGGAACGATACAAGCACAAGGCACAAGCGTGTTCTTGTCGAGTTCTTTCAGCACAGTGTTATTATTAATTGGAAGTGGAGTAGCAACAGCGATACCATTACTATGCTTTGCAGAGGGAGTAAAACGCATTCCATTATCAATGAATGGTTTTTTTCAATACTTAGCTCCTACAATAAGTTTATTAATTGGGGTGTTTATTTTTAAAGAAGAATTTACAAAAGTTCACCTAGCAAGCTTTACGTCCATTTGGTGTGGTCTTGTTATTTATACAGCTTCAAATTTACATCTTGGTAAACAAACAGAGAAGAAAACTCTACGTGCGTGA
- a CDS encoding M20/M25/M40 family metallo-hydrolase, with product MSKKWQSKQQFIDLLCQLVSIPSVTGSQAETWLPQFVISELESLPYFQNHKDHITLHATDDGRYFASALVKRSDKCKKTVILLSHFDVVDVADYGNLHHLAFDAKKLTAYFYKHKFEMAKEVSDDLETGDWLFGRGTMDMKCGLAMHMAMIELACNGDFDGNILLLTVPDEEVNSVGMRAAIPTLLELADTHKLTYTAVLNSEPMFSRFPGDQTKYLYTGTIGKVLPGFFCYGKETHVGEPFSGLNANYMASIINDELELNTILCEKINNEVTPPPTALIQHDLQKEYSVQVTNKAVTLFNVFMFKKPMNKLTDELKKITDTAALRIQQSFVDKASSFAALTNSETPSLHVKVYTYEELVTYAKERYGSKRIEALHQEIFEQHKQNLDDRELSITIVDQLSSLCKHLSPMIVLFFAPPFYPAVYSHEHPMIQQVMSDLNIHANRMHNILFQQVLFFNGISDLSYVGLQHSPSSIQPLIANFPLWDHGYSLPIEDLKQLDIPVLNVGPIGRDAHKWTERLDVNYTCDTLLELFPYCIQRLFDYSKSDQGC from the coding sequence ATGAGTAAAAAATGGCAATCAAAGCAGCAATTCATAGATCTTCTTTGCCAGCTTGTAAGTATTCCTAGTGTTACTGGTTCTCAAGCAGAAACATGGTTACCACAATTTGTAATATCTGAACTCGAGTCACTACCCTATTTTCAAAATCACAAAGACCATATAACCTTACATGCAACAGACGATGGACGTTATTTTGCGTCGGCTCTAGTTAAAAGGTCTGACAAATGTAAAAAAACCGTCATTCTCCTTAGCCACTTTGACGTCGTTGACGTTGCTGATTACGGCAACCTCCATCACCTTGCCTTTGATGCGAAAAAGTTAACAGCATATTTCTATAAACACAAATTTGAAATGGCAAAAGAAGTAAGCGATGATTTGGAAACTGGGGATTGGTTATTCGGAAGAGGTACGATGGATATGAAATGTGGCCTGGCTATGCACATGGCAATGATTGAGTTAGCATGTAACGGGGATTTTGATGGAAATATTTTATTGCTAACAGTTCCTGATGAGGAAGTGAATTCTGTAGGTATGAGAGCTGCTATACCTACCCTTCTTGAATTAGCAGATACTCACAAATTAACATATACTGCTGTACTCAATTCGGAACCGATGTTTTCACGTTTTCCAGGCGATCAAACAAAATATCTTTATACCGGAACAATTGGCAAAGTTTTGCCCGGATTTTTTTGTTATGGCAAAGAAACACATGTTGGCGAGCCATTTTCAGGACTAAATGCCAATTACATGGCTTCAATCATTAACGATGAATTAGAGTTAAATACAATTCTTTGTGAAAAAATAAATAATGAAGTAACCCCTCCACCAACTGCCCTTATTCAACATGACCTACAAAAAGAATACTCTGTACAAGTAACAAATAAAGCTGTGACGCTCTTTAATGTATTCATGTTTAAAAAACCAATGAATAAACTTACAGACGAATTAAAAAAAATTACGGATACAGCTGCCTTACGTATCCAACAATCATTTGTTGATAAAGCTAGCAGCTTTGCAGCATTAACAAATTCTGAAACACCTTCCCTACATGTAAAAGTTTATACGTATGAAGAGCTCGTTACATACGCAAAAGAAAGGTACGGAAGTAAAAGAATTGAAGCATTGCATCAAGAAATATTCGAACAGCATAAGCAAAATCTAGATGATCGAGAGCTTTCTATTACTATAGTTGATCAACTTTCTTCTTTATGTAAACATTTATCACCAATGATCGTTCTCTTTTTTGCTCCACCCTTCTATCCAGCTGTCTATTCCCATGAACATCCAATGATTCAACAAGTTATGTCAGACTTAAATATCCATGCTAACCGTATGCACAACATACTATTTCAGCAAGTGCTGTTTTTTAATGGTATATCCGATTTAAGCTATGTCGGACTCCAACATTCACCATCATCCATTCAACCATTAATTGCTAATTTCCCACTTTGGGATCATGGATATTCACTGCCAATTGAAGATTTAAAGCAATTAGATATACCTGTATTAAATGTTGGACCAATAGGACGAGATGCTCATAAATGGACAGAGAGATTAGATGTTAATTATACTTGTGACACGTTGCTGGAGTTGTTCCCATACTGTATCCAAAGATTATTTGATTACTCGAAGTCTGATCAAGGTTGTTAA
- a CDS encoding dienelactone hydrolase family protein → MISYKNKSDKLVIVVHEIYGVNEHMRHICKELFNKGFDVICPNLYSENNQFHYDEEKLAYHHFVNKVGFARAATYVKALLKKSRQEYSKIFILGYSVGGTVAWLCSEDQNCDGVISYYGSRIRDFIDMIPACPTLLIFPENEKSFHVDQLITKLNDKEKITIKKYRTNHGFSDNNSENYCELSAKHAFNELLRFISS, encoded by the coding sequence ATGATTTCTTACAAAAATAAATCAGACAAATTAGTGATCGTTGTTCATGAAATATACGGCGTAAATGAGCATATGAGACATATTTGTAAAGAACTATTCAATAAAGGCTTCGATGTGATTTGTCCCAATTTGTATAGTGAAAACAATCAATTTCATTACGATGAGGAGAAATTGGCTTATCACCATTTTGTTAATAAAGTCGGATTTGCTAGAGCAGCTACCTACGTTAAGGCACTTTTAAAAAAATCTAGGCAGGAATACAGTAAAATCTTTATTCTTGGTTATAGTGTAGGTGGGACAGTCGCATGGCTGTGCAGTGAAGACCAGAATTGCGATGGAGTTATTAGTTATTACGGTTCAAGGATAAGGGACTTTATTGACATGATCCCAGCTTGTCCCACACTACTAATTTTCCCAGAGAATGAAAAATCATTTCATGTCGATCAATTGATTACTAAACTAAACGATAAAGAAAAAATCACCATTAAAAAATATAGAACAAATCATGGATTTAGCGATAACAACTCAGAGAACTATTGTGAATTATCTGCTAAGCATGCATTTAATGAATTGTTACGCTTTATAAGTAGTTAA